A region of the Dreissena polymorpha isolate Duluth1 chromosome 6, UMN_Dpol_1.0, whole genome shotgun sequence genome:
ATTGTGTTataaaatgaaatgtgtttttttgggtagattatcgattttatttcaagggtgatcatagaaaatagagtatatttgttcatgtcagtgtaagatcgtttgttatttcacgagtgatcatagaaaatatattttcacgagtggcgcagccacgagtgagaatattatttttctatgatcacgagtgaaataacaaacgatattACACTGAcgtgaacacattttctgtttcttttatgcccctttttcaagaaaataattaactgcTGTTTCCCTTTTGATGAACAATTAACCTCTCTCGGAGTTTCTACTTTGGCGTTACTCAATACATTGATATGACTTCATTTTGTTGACGAATTGACGGcattttgttgacgaaattacgtcattattccagggaaattcttcagttaaactcttttacaatgtaaataaacggtaaacaaagcataaaactaaaagaaaacgtgttggattcggtggaatatcgattttgtttcacttgtgatcatagtaaaaatataaacaagtatataaacaagggaagtacatcttgatatgataatctaaaaatagaaaaacaaattccgaaaatttgttcttttcatcggtgaaaagaacaattgtgttatttacactgctgttatttcactgcagaaatgtcatattttatcattaggtataaaagaaaaaaaatatgttcactcGTGTCTTTGCAACTCGAAAAAATACTAATTTCTTTGATCACCTGTTAAATAAAATCGAAACAAGGAAATATCCTGTATATCCCTTTAAATGTGTTATTTGATCgttatacttttattattatgaattattGATGCAAGATTCTGTGACTGATACAGAACAGAACTTTCGTTTTCACATAAGTATTTATCATAGACAATAAGGGCAATATACCAAAGGACATTTTAGTACATTAtacgttattatttattttatttacaatagtTGAACATATTGTCTCAAGATTTACCTGAGATAAATACTTTGACAGAGGTTAAATGAGACGATCGTGCATTTTCTGCATAAGTGTCACATCGAGAAATAAGACTCTAACCTTTGAAAACGTCCACACAAGCATTATAATAATACAGGTACCACTGGATTAACACCGCAATTTAAGCCGACTTTCAATACAAACTATAAGGTTATGCAGAGGTCGCAATAGGTGTATCTAGGGATCATCTACCTTTTTTGAAGAACACACTAAACTGCTGGCACACATTAATATGGtccattataaaaaaataaagtatgttccATACCAACCAAATGTATTTGAATAAAGCGTTAACTAGTTGATAAAAAGGACCGGCGTTGTTTTAAAGCGACATAAGGGTGTGTTTTCAAACTCAAACGCATTCAGGGAAAGGTCTATTTGCGTATACTGTATTTTGAATGCATATTTAAACACGTCCTAAAGTTACAGATGGATGTGAAAGAAGCTAAACTCTGGCTTATAGTTTTCTATTTTTTCAAATGCTTTGGGAACGAGTTCATAGTCAAAAAGTTTAGCGTCAACGCTTAATTCGTTTGTAAGTTTCAGCAGAACGTCTGCGGATAGTGTTGAATAAGCTTCAATGAACGCCTCTCGCCTATTGGACTTCCTGCTTTCCGGTGGTCCCGAATGCGCATGCGCAGTAAGCAAATTCCGTTTGTATTCTTCAATAGAAATATCCCTCTCGCCTTCTCGGATGAAAGGATACTCCACGTCTGTGCTTATGATTCCCCGAATCTGCAACTTCCGGTAGCATCGGAAAAGTGCCTCGTGCATGGACATACACTTGGTAATCGCTTTCTGCATTGAGTACACATAATCCGCAGCGTCAACTATCGCGTCCCGCTCGGTTTCAGTTTGAAAGTCGGTAAACCGAACTTCAGAATCAAGTTGTAATTCCTTCAACAAGAACAGTGTATCCTCTTTGAACGTCTCCAGCTTACCAATGTACTCATAGTCAATTTCGCACGGTCTGCAGTGTTCAAAGTTTGGCACAAAGTGCGCGTCTCTCCTAAGATTGTTGTGTTGCGAGTAAATGAAGTAAAGCACGAACTCTTCGAACGTGACGTCATGTCCGCACTTTTTCGCCTCCTCCGTGGCATTCGCGCGGAATGTCTGCGTAATGAACGTGCCGATAAATGCCCAGTAGGCGGCGTTTGGCGCGAACAGCTTGTCTACATACCCGGACAGAAGACGCTCATACGGCTCTCTGACGAACATAAACTTTTTGGAATTTTTCAGAATATAATGTATCCTGTCGAAGGGCAGTCCCTTAGCGGTGAGGTACCCCTCGTACGC
Encoded here:
- the LOC127835733 gene encoding carbohydrate sulfotransferase 11-like, with amino-acid sequence MWLHTSKRPVKVAVSDTLGGGSILQRYLTDAPAQHTAVGERFAQRRRHLQDQCADLPSYFGTQNSENAVKEHLTIDTKHNLVYCAIEKIGSTFWKRVYQILSGFKNVSDPFEIQGIRAYEGYLTAKGLPFDRIHYILKNSKKFMFVREPYERLLSGYVDKLFAPNAAYWAFIGTFITQTFRANATEEAKKCGHDVTFEEFVLYFIYSQHNNLRRDAHFVPNFEHCRPCEIDYEYIGKLETFKEDTLFLLKELQLDSEVRFTDFQTETERDAIVDAADYVYSMQKAITKCMSMHEALFRCYRKLQIRGIISTDVEYPFIREGERDISIEEYKRNLLTAHAHSGPPESRKSNRREAFIEAYSTLSADVLLKLTNELSVDAKLFDYELVPKAFEKIENYKPEFSFFHIHL